In the genome of Neofelis nebulosa isolate mNeoNeb1 chromosome 6, mNeoNeb1.pri, whole genome shotgun sequence, one region contains:
- the ZNF311 gene encoding zinc finger protein 311: protein MLGVMLSDGSSGPHQRAPDAELLQEGALRAPQHPAFANDRSHGDRPGANTTPDAVTFEDVAVCFSSGEWQCLTRAQRHLYTDVMLENYGNMLSAGLACPKPPLISHLEQGAVPCAEDLQDWGFLTCSFPVSADHTRPENGDRRGPEAKRVLERGGVWVPEPGSPRRSPGADGGTGRPAARSARPAQGPRPCAQCGKSFRGRSDLVLHQRVHSGERPHACAQCGKAFRTGGQLAAHLLTHTGQKPFGCAQCGKAFGSRAAACRHRREHGGDRPHACAQCGKAFGSRGRLRRHGLVHSAERPHRCGVCGKAFGLKHCLTAHGRTHTGERPFGCAQCGRAFRGSSDLAKHARVHSAERPYTCGQCGRAFRRRSDLRKHAGVHARAGPAGSRGAPAPEKPFRCGECGRAFRHECRRRAHERGHRGDRPYPCGLCGKAFQDRHCLTVHQRVHTGEKPFACPQCGKAFSGKSNLTAHQRVHTGEKPFACDVCGKAFPQSSVLTQHRRIHTGERPYPCSQCGLAFRQRAALLGHQRVHTGERPYECEQCGKAFRVSANLTGHKKRIHPARRTHELDGTLGAALAPGSASQTLSVVGD from the exons ATGCTGGGG GTGATGCTGTCAGATGGGAGTTCCGGACCACACCAGCGGGCCCCTGATGCCGAGCTCCTGCAGGAAGGAG CCCTGCGGGCTCCTCAGCATCCTGCCTTTGCCAACGACAGAAGCCACGGAGACCGGCCAGGAGCAAATACCACACCG GACGCGGTGACGTTTGAGGATGTGGCCGTGTGCTTCAGTAGTGGAGAGTGGCAGTGTCTGACCCGCGCCCAGAGGCACCTGTACACTgacgtgatgctggagaactatGGCAACATGCTGTCGGCTG GCCTTGCCTGCCCTAAGCCACCCCTCATCTCCCATCTGGAGCAAGGGGCCGTGCCCTGCGCTGAGGACCTGCAGGACTGGGGGTTCCTGACCTGCTCCTTCCCAG TGTCGGCGGACCACACGCGGCCTGAGAACGGGGACCGCCGCGGGCCGGAGGCGAAGCGTGTCCTGGAGCGCGGAGGGGTCTGGGTCCCGGAGCCTGGGTCCCCGAGGAGGTCGCCAGGAGCGGACGGGGGGACTGGCAGGCCCGCAGCGCGCAGCGCCCGCCCAGCCCAGGGGCCCCGGCCATGCGCCCAGTGCGGGAAGAGCTTCCGCGGCCGCTCGGACCTCGTCCTGCACCAGCGCGTGCACTCCGGGGAGAGGCCGCACGCGTGCGCCCAGTGCGGGAAGGCCTTCAGGACCGGCGGACAGCTGGCGGCGCACCTGCTCACGCACACCGGCCAGAAGCCTTTCGGCTGCGCGCAGTGCGGGAAGGCCTTCGGCAGCAGGGCGGCCGCGTGCCGGCACAGGAGGGAGCATGGCGGGGACAGGCCGCACGCGTGCGCGCAGTGCGGGAAGGCCTTCGGCAGCAGGGGCCGCCTGCGCCGGCACGGGCTGGTCCACAGCGCGGAGCGGCCGCACCGGTGCGGCGTGTGCGGGAAGGCCTTCGGCCTCAAGCACTGCCTGACCGCGCACGGCCGGACCCACACCGGGGAGAGGCCGTTCGGCTGCGCGCAGTGCGGGCGCGCCTTCCGCGGGAGCTCCGACCTGGCCAAGCACGCGCGCGTGCACTCAGCTGAGCGCCCGTATACATGCGGCCAGTGCGGCCGGGCCTTCCGCCGCCGCTCGGACCTCCGCAAGCACGCGGGGGTGCACGCGCGCGCGGGGCCGGCCGGGTCCCGGGGGGCCCCCGCCCCGGAGAAGCCCTTCCGGTGCGGCGAGTGCGGCAGGGCCTTCCGGCACGAGTGCCGGCGCCGCGCCCACGAGCGGGGACACCGCGGGGACAGGCCGTACCCGTGCGGGCTGTGCGGAAAGGCCTTCCAGGACCGGCACTGCCTCACCGTGCACCAGCGGGTCCACACCGGGGAGAAGCCGTTCGCCTGCCCCCAGTGCGGGAAGGCCTTCAGCGGCAAGTCCAACCTGACCGCCCACCAGCGGGTCCACACCGGGGAGAAGCCGTTCGCCTGCGACGTGTGCGGGAAGGCCTTCCCCCAGAGCTCCGTGCTCACCCAGCACAGGCGGATCCACACGGGCGAGAGGCCCTACCCCTGCAGCCAGTGCGGCCTAGCTTTCCGCCAGCGCGCGGCCCTGCTCGGGCACCAGCGCGTCCACACCGGCGAGAGGCCCTACGAGTGCGAGCAGTGTGGGAAAGCGTTCCGGGTGAGCGCCAATCTGACCGGACACAAGAAAAGAATCCACCCGGCGCGCAGAACCCACGAGCTGGACGGCACCTTGGGGGCAGCCCTCGCCCCAGGATCGGCCTCGCAGACCCTGTCGGTCGTCGGGGACTGA